A single window of Salvia splendens isolate huo1 chromosome 8, SspV2, whole genome shotgun sequence DNA harbors:
- the LOC121745419 gene encoding auxin response factor 6-like isoform X1, translated as MKLSACLNQQSPEGEKSCLNSELWHACAGPLVSLPSLGSHVVYFPQGHSEQVAVSTNKEVDAQMPNYQSLPAQLVCQLHNVTMHADIETDEVYAQMTLQPLNAQEQKEVSFLPADMGAASKQPTNYFCKTLTASDTSTHGGFSVPRRAAEKVFPPLDFSQQPPAQELIARDLHNNEWKFRHIFRGQPKRHLLTTGWSVFVSAKRLVAGDSVLFIWNEKNQLLLGIRRANRPQTVMPSSVLSSDSMHLGLLAAAAHAAATNSRFTIFYNPRASPSEFVIPLAKYIKAVHHTRVSVGMRFRMLFETEESSVRRYMGTITGISDSDPVRWPNSHWRSVKVGWDESTAGERQPRVSLWEIEPLTSFPMYPSPFPLRLKRPWPSGLPSYAGMKIDDMGLNPSLMWLRGDGGMQALNQGMGVSPWMQPRFDASMLGMQNDIYHAMAAAAMQDMRVMDPSKQMLSPIMQFQQPQSIGSRSAGFMQQPQSSAPFVQSLQGIQSQAMSQSHENLLQQQLLQQNSFNDAQIHQQQQQQHSNQTQHVVDPQLSQLSSNSQVQSQTMHSMSSMQQCFPESNVKPVGNMSSPLHSLLSSVTQEEASNLLNVSRSNNLLSSSGWPTKRVALDPLSSGIPSQTISPRADQLGLLNSNATSNPVSLPPFPGRDCLMEQEANNDPHNHFLFGVNIDSSSLLMPNGLSNLKAVSEPDNAAMTFASSSYMTSSGADYSINHAVTSSSCIDDSGFLISNDNGGHNDPADRTFVKVHKTGSFGRSLDITKFSSYPELRSELAQMFGLEGELEDPLRSGWQLVFVDREKDVLLLGDDPWQEFVNSVWCIKILSPQEVQEMGKQGLELLNSIPLQRLPVQNGGCDSYGSRQEGRNMSTGIPSVGSLDF; from the exons ATGAAACTCTCTGCTTGCTTGAATCAGCAGTCTCCTGAAG GAGAGAAGAGCTGCCTAAATTCTGAACTTTGGCATGCCTGTGCTGGCCCTCTCGTTTCTCTCCCGTCTCTCGGAAGTCATGTGGTGTATTTTCCTCAGGGCCACAGCGAGCAG GTTGCTGTGTCCACGAACAAGGAAGTCGATGCTCAGATGCCCAATTACCAAAGTTTACCTGCACAGCTCGTTTGCCAGCTTCATAACGTGACCATGCAT GCCGACATAGAGACGGATGAGGTGTATGCACAGATGACCCTGCAGCCACTAAATGCA CAGGAACAGAAAGAGGTTTCCTTTCTTCCAGCAGACATGGGTGCAGCCAGTAAACAGCCGACGAATTACTTCTGCAAAACTTTGACAGCTAGTGACACAAGTACTCACGGTGGCTTCTCAGTTCCGCGTAGGGCAGCTGAAAAAGTGTTCCCACCATTG GATTTTTCACAGCAACCTCCAGCACAAGAATTGATTGCCAGGGATCTTCATAACAACGAGTGGAAATTCAGGCATATATTTCGAG GTCAGCCAAAGAGGCATCTGCTAACAACTGGTTGGAGTGTTTTTGTGAGTGCTAAAAGACTTGTTGCTGGTGATTCGGTTCTTTTCATATG GAACGAGAAGAATCAGCTGCTTCTTGGCATTCGACGTGCTAACCGCCCACAAACAGTGATGCCTTCGTCGGTGTTATCTAGTGATAGTATGCATTTAGGTCTGCTTGCTGCTGCTGCTCATGCAGCTGCAACAAATAGCCGTTTCACGATATTCTATAATCCCAG GGCAAGTCCCTCCGAATTTGTTATACCTCTGGCTAAATACATAAAAGCAGTGCATCATACGCGAGTATCTGTGGGGATGCGCTTCCGGATGCTATTTGAAACAGAAGAATCTAGTGTTCGTCG CTATATGGGCACAATAACTGGCATAAGCGACTCAGATCCTGTCAGGTGGCCGAATTCACATTGGCGATCAGTTAAG GTTGGCTGGGACGAATCAACAGCTGGAGAGAGGCAGCCGAGAGTTTCACTTTGGGAAATCGAACCTCTAACCTCATTCCCTATGTATCCATCACCGTTTCCTCTAAGACTGAAGCGGCCATGGCCGTCAGGTCTCCCCTCCTATGCAG GGATGAAGATTGATGACATGGGGTTAAATCCCTCCCTCATGTGGCTTCGTGGAGACGGAGGAATGCAAGCCCTGAACCAAGGGATGGGGGTCTCACCTTGGATGCAGCCGAGGTTTGATGCATCGATGCTTGGCATGCAAAACGATATTTATCATGCTATGGCAGCTGCAGCTATGCAGGATATGAGGGTTATGGACCCTTCGAAACAAATGCTTTCCCCGATTATGCAATTCCAGCAGCCCCAATCCATCGGCAGCAGATCTGCAGGCTTTATGCAGCAGCCTCAGTCCTCTGCTCCCTTTGTTCAAAGCCTTCAAGGAATTCAGTCTCAGGCAATGTCTCAGTCGCATGAAAATCTCCTCCAGCAGCAACTGCTTCAACAAAACTCGTTCAACGATGCACAGATccaccagcagcagcagcagcagcacaGTAATCAGACGCAGCATGTTGTTGATCCTCAGCTATCACAGTTGTCATCAAATTCTCAAGTGCAGTCTCAGACGATGCACTCGATGTCTTCCATGCAGCAGTGTTTTCCAGAGTCGAATGTGAAACCTGTCGGTAATATGAGCTCTCCTCTGCACAGCCTGTTGAGTTCGGTCACCCAGGAGGAGGCCTCCAACCTCCTCAACGTGTCAAGATCGAACAACTTGCTATCTTCGAGTGGTTGGCCGACAAAACGGGTTGCTCTAGATCCTCTTTCCAGTGGTATCCCCTCGCAGACTATCTCACCGCGGGCTGATCAGTTGGGACTCTTAAACTCAAATGCAACCAGCAATCCGGTTTCTTTGCCTCCATTTCCCGGTAGAGATTGCTTGATGGAGCAAGAAGCGAATAACGATCCCCACAACCACTTTCTCTTTGGAGTGAACATAGATTCCTCCTCTCTTCTCATGCCGAATGGATTGTCAAACCTGAAAGCAGTCAGTGAGCCTGATAATGCGGCCATGACCTTCGCCTCTTCCAGCTACATGACTAGCTCCGGTGCTGATTACTCCATCAATCATGCAGTGACTTCAAGCAGTTGCATCGATGACTCGGGTTTTCTGATATCTAATGACAATGGTGGGCATAATGATCCGGCCGATAGAACCTTTGTTAAG GTTCACAAAACTGGGTCGTTCGGAAGGTCGCTCGACATCACCAAATTTAGCAGTTATCCGGAGCTGCGCAGTGAGCTTGCTCAGATGTTTGGCCTTGAAGGAGAATTGGAAGATCCGTTGAGATCAGGCTGGCAGCTTGTATTTGTGGACCGTGAAAAAGATGTCCTTCTTCTCGGGGACGACCCCTGGCA GGAGTTCGTAAACAGCGTATGGTGCATTAAGATCCTGTCGCCACAAGAGGTGCAGGAAATGGGGAAACAAGGACTGGAGCTTCTAAACTCCATCCCCCTACAAAGGTTGCCTGTCCAAAACGGCGGCTGTGATAGTTATGGAAGCCGGCAGGAGGGTAGGAACATGAGCACCGGTATACCGTCTGTTGGAAGTCTTGATTTCTGA
- the LOC121745419 gene encoding auxin response factor 6-like isoform X2 — MKLSACLNQQSPEGEKSCLNSELWHACAGPLVSLPSLGSHVVYFPQGHSEQVAVSTNKEVDAQMPNYQSLPAQLVCQLHNVTMHADIETDEVYAQMTLQPLNAEQKEVSFLPADMGAASKQPTNYFCKTLTASDTSTHGGFSVPRRAAEKVFPPLDFSQQPPAQELIARDLHNNEWKFRHIFRGQPKRHLLTTGWSVFVSAKRLVAGDSVLFIWNEKNQLLLGIRRANRPQTVMPSSVLSSDSMHLGLLAAAAHAAATNSRFTIFYNPRASPSEFVIPLAKYIKAVHHTRVSVGMRFRMLFETEESSVRRYMGTITGISDSDPVRWPNSHWRSVKVGWDESTAGERQPRVSLWEIEPLTSFPMYPSPFPLRLKRPWPSGLPSYAGMKIDDMGLNPSLMWLRGDGGMQALNQGMGVSPWMQPRFDASMLGMQNDIYHAMAAAAMQDMRVMDPSKQMLSPIMQFQQPQSIGSRSAGFMQQPQSSAPFVQSLQGIQSQAMSQSHENLLQQQLLQQNSFNDAQIHQQQQQQHSNQTQHVVDPQLSQLSSNSQVQSQTMHSMSSMQQCFPESNVKPVGNMSSPLHSLLSSVTQEEASNLLNVSRSNNLLSSSGWPTKRVALDPLSSGIPSQTISPRADQLGLLNSNATSNPVSLPPFPGRDCLMEQEANNDPHNHFLFGVNIDSSSLLMPNGLSNLKAVSEPDNAAMTFASSSYMTSSGADYSINHAVTSSSCIDDSGFLISNDNGGHNDPADRTFVKVHKTGSFGRSLDITKFSSYPELRSELAQMFGLEGELEDPLRSGWQLVFVDREKDVLLLGDDPWQEFVNSVWCIKILSPQEVQEMGKQGLELLNSIPLQRLPVQNGGCDSYGSRQEGRNMSTGIPSVGSLDF; from the exons ATGAAACTCTCTGCTTGCTTGAATCAGCAGTCTCCTGAAG GAGAGAAGAGCTGCCTAAATTCTGAACTTTGGCATGCCTGTGCTGGCCCTCTCGTTTCTCTCCCGTCTCTCGGAAGTCATGTGGTGTATTTTCCTCAGGGCCACAGCGAGCAG GTTGCTGTGTCCACGAACAAGGAAGTCGATGCTCAGATGCCCAATTACCAAAGTTTACCTGCACAGCTCGTTTGCCAGCTTCATAACGTGACCATGCAT GCCGACATAGAGACGGATGAGGTGTATGCACAGATGACCCTGCAGCCACTAAATGCA GAACAGAAAGAGGTTTCCTTTCTTCCAGCAGACATGGGTGCAGCCAGTAAACAGCCGACGAATTACTTCTGCAAAACTTTGACAGCTAGTGACACAAGTACTCACGGTGGCTTCTCAGTTCCGCGTAGGGCAGCTGAAAAAGTGTTCCCACCATTG GATTTTTCACAGCAACCTCCAGCACAAGAATTGATTGCCAGGGATCTTCATAACAACGAGTGGAAATTCAGGCATATATTTCGAG GTCAGCCAAAGAGGCATCTGCTAACAACTGGTTGGAGTGTTTTTGTGAGTGCTAAAAGACTTGTTGCTGGTGATTCGGTTCTTTTCATATG GAACGAGAAGAATCAGCTGCTTCTTGGCATTCGACGTGCTAACCGCCCACAAACAGTGATGCCTTCGTCGGTGTTATCTAGTGATAGTATGCATTTAGGTCTGCTTGCTGCTGCTGCTCATGCAGCTGCAACAAATAGCCGTTTCACGATATTCTATAATCCCAG GGCAAGTCCCTCCGAATTTGTTATACCTCTGGCTAAATACATAAAAGCAGTGCATCATACGCGAGTATCTGTGGGGATGCGCTTCCGGATGCTATTTGAAACAGAAGAATCTAGTGTTCGTCG CTATATGGGCACAATAACTGGCATAAGCGACTCAGATCCTGTCAGGTGGCCGAATTCACATTGGCGATCAGTTAAG GTTGGCTGGGACGAATCAACAGCTGGAGAGAGGCAGCCGAGAGTTTCACTTTGGGAAATCGAACCTCTAACCTCATTCCCTATGTATCCATCACCGTTTCCTCTAAGACTGAAGCGGCCATGGCCGTCAGGTCTCCCCTCCTATGCAG GGATGAAGATTGATGACATGGGGTTAAATCCCTCCCTCATGTGGCTTCGTGGAGACGGAGGAATGCAAGCCCTGAACCAAGGGATGGGGGTCTCACCTTGGATGCAGCCGAGGTTTGATGCATCGATGCTTGGCATGCAAAACGATATTTATCATGCTATGGCAGCTGCAGCTATGCAGGATATGAGGGTTATGGACCCTTCGAAACAAATGCTTTCCCCGATTATGCAATTCCAGCAGCCCCAATCCATCGGCAGCAGATCTGCAGGCTTTATGCAGCAGCCTCAGTCCTCTGCTCCCTTTGTTCAAAGCCTTCAAGGAATTCAGTCTCAGGCAATGTCTCAGTCGCATGAAAATCTCCTCCAGCAGCAACTGCTTCAACAAAACTCGTTCAACGATGCACAGATccaccagcagcagcagcagcagcacaGTAATCAGACGCAGCATGTTGTTGATCCTCAGCTATCACAGTTGTCATCAAATTCTCAAGTGCAGTCTCAGACGATGCACTCGATGTCTTCCATGCAGCAGTGTTTTCCAGAGTCGAATGTGAAACCTGTCGGTAATATGAGCTCTCCTCTGCACAGCCTGTTGAGTTCGGTCACCCAGGAGGAGGCCTCCAACCTCCTCAACGTGTCAAGATCGAACAACTTGCTATCTTCGAGTGGTTGGCCGACAAAACGGGTTGCTCTAGATCCTCTTTCCAGTGGTATCCCCTCGCAGACTATCTCACCGCGGGCTGATCAGTTGGGACTCTTAAACTCAAATGCAACCAGCAATCCGGTTTCTTTGCCTCCATTTCCCGGTAGAGATTGCTTGATGGAGCAAGAAGCGAATAACGATCCCCACAACCACTTTCTCTTTGGAGTGAACATAGATTCCTCCTCTCTTCTCATGCCGAATGGATTGTCAAACCTGAAAGCAGTCAGTGAGCCTGATAATGCGGCCATGACCTTCGCCTCTTCCAGCTACATGACTAGCTCCGGTGCTGATTACTCCATCAATCATGCAGTGACTTCAAGCAGTTGCATCGATGACTCGGGTTTTCTGATATCTAATGACAATGGTGGGCATAATGATCCGGCCGATAGAACCTTTGTTAAG GTTCACAAAACTGGGTCGTTCGGAAGGTCGCTCGACATCACCAAATTTAGCAGTTATCCGGAGCTGCGCAGTGAGCTTGCTCAGATGTTTGGCCTTGAAGGAGAATTGGAAGATCCGTTGAGATCAGGCTGGCAGCTTGTATTTGTGGACCGTGAAAAAGATGTCCTTCTTCTCGGGGACGACCCCTGGCA GGAGTTCGTAAACAGCGTATGGTGCATTAAGATCCTGTCGCCACAAGAGGTGCAGGAAATGGGGAAACAAGGACTGGAGCTTCTAAACTCCATCCCCCTACAAAGGTTGCCTGTCCAAAACGGCGGCTGTGATAGTTATGGAAGCCGGCAGGAGGGTAGGAACATGAGCACCGGTATACCGTCTGTTGGAAGTCTTGATTTCTGA